In one Nicotiana sylvestris chromosome 8, ASM39365v2, whole genome shotgun sequence genomic region, the following are encoded:
- the LOC104230772 gene encoding UDP-glucuronate 4-epimerase 3-like codes for MSQMKHIDNIPSTPGKFKEKSPYNRLRLHFSLTKLTFWSFVFLGLIFVFFFRSPSSSSSSPAASDLSRRSLRTSSYDGPAWEKRIKASAKVRSHSGISVLVTGAAGFVGTHVSAALKRRGDGVVGLDNFNDYYDPTLKRARQALLERVGVYIVEGDINDVALLKKLFDIVQFSHVMHLAAQAGVRYAMENPGSYVHSNIAGLVNVLEVCKNANPQPAIVWASSSSVYGLNTKVPFSEKDRTDQPASLYAATKKAGEEIAHTYNHIYGLSLTGLRFFTVYGPWGRPDMAYFFFTRDILKGKSIPIFEAANHGTVARDFTYIDDIVKGCLAALDTGEKSTGSGGKKKGPAQLRVFNLGNTSPVPVSDLVSILERLLKVKAKRSVMKLPRNGDVQFTHANISFAKRELGYKPTTDLQTGLKKFVRWYLSYYGDGKKSVQ; via the coding sequence ATGTCCCAAATGAAGCACATTGACAATATCCCATCAACTCCTGGAAAATTCAAGGAAAAATCCCCTTACAATAGGCTAAGGCTCCATTTTTCTCTAACCAAGCtcacattttggtcatttgtgtTCTTGGGGTTGATCTTTGTATTCTTTTTCAGAtcaccatcttcttcttcttcatccccTGCAGCTTCAGATCTCTCAAGGAGATCTCTTAGAACCAGCTCTTATGATGGTCCAGCTTGGGAGAAAAGGATTAAAGCCTCAGCTAAAGTCAGGTCACATTCTGGTATTTCAGTTTTGGTAACTGGTGCTGCTGGTTTTGTTGGGACACATGTCTCGGCTGCCTTAAAGCGTCGCGGTGATGGCGTTGTGGGGTTGGATAATTTCAATGATTATTATGATCCAACCCTGAAAAGAGCCCGGCAAGCTCTGTTAGAACGTGTCGGGGTCTACATTGTAGAGGGCGACATCAATGATGTCGCCCTTTTGAAGAAATTATTTGACATTGTTCAATTTAGTCACGTTATGCATTTGGCTGCACAAGCTGGTGTGAGGTATGCCATGGAAAATCCTGGCTCATATGTGCATAGTAACATTGCTGGTTTGGTTAATGTTCTTGAAGTTTGCAAAAATGCTAATCCTCAACCTGCTATTGTGTGGGCATCATCTAGTTCTGTGTATGGCTTGAATACTAAGGTTCCCTTTTCAGAAAAGGATAGGACAGACCAACCTGCTAGTTTATATGCTGCAACTAAAAAAGCTGGTGAGGAAATTGCTCATACTTATAATCATATATATGGGCTTTCATTAACCGGATTGAGATTTTTCACGGTTTATGGACCATGGGGTCGGCCAGACATGGCGTACTTCTTTTTCACAAGGGATATTCTGAAGGGAAAGTCAATTCCCATTTTTGAGGCAGCTAATCATGGGACTGTTGCTAGAGACTTTACCTACATTGATGACATAGTAAAGGGTTGTTTGGCGGCATTGGACACCGGTGAAAAGAGCACTGGAAGTGGTGGGAAGAAGAAAGGTCCCGCTCAACTGAGGGTGTTCAATTTGGGCAACACTTCCCCTGTGCCGGTTTCTGATCTTGTTAGCATTTTGGAGAGGTTGCTAAAGGTAAAGGCTAAAAGATCGGTGATGAAGTTGCCAAGGAACGGTGATGTGCAGTTTACTCATGCAAATATAAGCTTTGCTAAAAGGGAGCTTGGGTATAAGCCTACAACAGATCTACAGACAGGATTGAAGAAATTCGTTCGATGGTACCTCAGTTACTATGGCGATGGAAAGAAGAGCGTGCAATGA